One segment of Variovorax paradoxus DNA contains the following:
- a CDS encoding carboxylesterase/lipase family protein, translated as MTGAPELRSRGWLTVGAALLALCLCGCAAPGLREAAMQRQTTWGPVTGSDDSAVSGTWSWKGVPYAQPPVGALRWRAPRDPQPWSAARPSQAFAPACVQTQRLYGPGLNNRYDETVGSTLGRTVGDEDCLYLNIWTPASLPGAPRPVIVFVHGGSNIAGYTADPVYDGAALARHEDAVVVSINYRLGIFGFLDARALKTGVREEDSGNFALLDIVKALEFVAANAAAFGGDPRRVTLMGQSAGAVNVYALQSSPMLVARGRVLFHRLAALSGGLSTAASLPSGGIPAVLPAPVWAARGQALVLESLVAGGQAADETQARQWEAGSSPERTAAWLRNLSADTLLQVVRTRLAPRGMAASNPIPDGWVLAQDPIMAVRAGRYLRMPVLAGHTRDETKLFPQLFALSPALGGASGRLLDDGAVFSLAARYNPEAPPQTALEQWIPPAYLPVGTPDTGFDARARRLDALWFSAIRDDMLDALRTRQEAVWAYEFEWDRLPPPLDQIFGAAHTFDLPFIFGNFGPSLYSRFMFTHANAPGRLALSDAMMRSLGAFARRGDPNDARSGTVWPQWPRRLVFDAELQHAAIGVR; from the coding sequence ATGACCGGCGCGCCTGAGCTCAGGAGCCGCGGCTGGCTCACCGTTGGCGCCGCGCTGTTGGCGCTGTGCCTCTGCGGTTGCGCGGCGCCCGGCCTGCGCGAGGCGGCGATGCAGCGCCAGACCACCTGGGGGCCGGTGACGGGCAGCGACGATTCCGCCGTGAGCGGCACCTGGAGCTGGAAGGGAGTGCCGTACGCGCAACCGCCAGTCGGCGCGTTGCGCTGGCGTGCACCGCGCGATCCGCAGCCATGGAGCGCTGCGCGCCCTTCCCAGGCTTTCGCGCCGGCTTGCGTGCAAACCCAGCGCCTCTACGGACCGGGCCTGAACAACCGCTACGACGAGACGGTGGGGAGCACCCTGGGCCGCACCGTGGGCGACGAGGACTGCCTGTACCTCAACATCTGGACCCCCGCGTCGCTCCCCGGCGCGCCACGGCCGGTGATCGTGTTCGTGCATGGCGGCAGCAACATCGCGGGCTACACCGCCGACCCGGTGTACGACGGTGCCGCATTGGCCAGGCACGAGGACGCCGTCGTGGTTTCCATCAACTACCGGCTCGGCATCTTCGGCTTTCTGGACGCCAGGGCACTCAAGACCGGAGTCCGCGAGGAGGATTCCGGCAACTTTGCCTTGCTGGACATCGTGAAGGCCCTCGAATTCGTCGCCGCGAACGCAGCGGCCTTCGGCGGCGACCCGCGGCGCGTGACGCTGATGGGCCAATCGGCCGGTGCCGTCAACGTCTATGCACTGCAGAGTTCTCCGATGCTGGTGGCGCGCGGGCGCGTCCTCTTTCACCGCCTGGCGGCCCTCAGCGGGGGCCTGTCCACCGCAGCGTCGCTCCCGTCCGGAGGCATTCCCGCCGTGCTGCCAGCGCCGGTATGGGCGGCGCGCGGCCAGGCCCTGGTGCTCGAATCGCTCGTGGCAGGCGGTCAGGCCGCCGACGAGACGCAGGCGCGCCAATGGGAGGCCGGCAGCAGCCCCGAGCGCACTGCCGCCTGGCTGCGCAACCTGTCGGCCGACACCCTGCTGCAGGTCGTGCGCACGCGGCTCGCGCCACGCGGCATGGCGGCAAGCAACCCGATCCCCGATGGATGGGTGCTCGCGCAGGACCCGATCATGGCGGTGCGTGCGGGCCGCTATTTGCGCATGCCGGTATTGGCGGGCCACACGCGCGACGAGACGAAGCTCTTTCCGCAGCTCTTCGCCCTGAGCCCGGCGTTGGGCGGCGCCAGCGGCCGCCTGCTGGACGACGGGGCCGTGTTTTCGCTCGCTGCACGCTACAACCCCGAAGCCCCGCCGCAGACCGCGCTGGAGCAATGGATTCCGCCGGCCTATCTGCCGGTGGGCACGCCGGACACCGGCTTCGATGCGCGCGCGCGACGCCTCGATGCCCTGTGGTTCTCGGCGATCCGAGACGACATGCTCGATGCACTGCGCACGCGCCAGGAGGCTGTCTGGGCTTACGAGTTCGAATGGGACCGCCTTCCGCCGCCCCTGGACCAGATCTTCGGTGCCGCTCACACCTTCGACCTGCCTTTCATCTTCGGCAATTTCGGGCCTTCGCTCTACTCGCGCTTCATGTTCACGCACGCCAATGCGCCGGGCCGGCTGGCACTGTCGGACGCGATGATGCGCAGCCTCGGGGCCTTTGCGCGGCGTGGCGACCCCAACGATGCTCGATCGGGCACGGTCTGGCCGCAGTGGCCCAGACGCCTGGTCTTCGATGCCGAGTTGCAGCACGCGGCGATTGGCGTGCGCTGA